CTCGATCGACGAGCTGCCCCAGCTGATCAACGTGCTGCGCGGCGAGATGAGCCTCGTCGGGCCTCGCCCGCAACGCGAGGGCGAGGTCGCCCTGTACCGCCACAGCGACTGGCGGCGGCTGCGGGTACGCCCCGGCATGACGGGCCTGTGGCAGGTGTCGGGTCGCTCCAACCTCACGTGGGAGGAGGCGATCCAGCTGGACATGCACTACGTCGAGAACTGGTCGCTGATGGGCGATCTGCAGATCCTGGCGCGCACCCTGAAGGCCGTGCTGGCCAAGGACGGCGCTGTCTGAGGGTCACCGGACAGACACAAGACGAAGCCCCGGTCCGATGGACCGGGGCTTCGTCGTTGCTGGGTGCGGATCAGGCGAACTTCTCGCCCTTCTCGGCCTTCTCGATCAGCAGGGCCGGCGGGCTGAAGCGCTCGCCGTACTTCTCGGCCAGCTGCTGCGCACGCTCGGTGAACGCCTTGACGCCGATCTCGCCGGCGGCGGACTCGTAGCCGTTGACGTACTGCAGCGCGCCACCGTGGACCGGCGGGAAGCCGATGCCGAAGATGGAGCCGATGTTGGCGTCGGCCACCTGACGGATGACGCCCTCCTCGAAGCAGCGGATCGTCTCGAGAGCCATGATGAACGTCAGCCGCTCCTTGATGTCCTCGAGCGGGACGTCGGCGTCCTCCTTGACGAAGAGGTCCCACAACTCGGGCCACAGGAACTTCTTGCCGCCCTCGGGGTACTCGTAGAAGCCGGCGCCGGCGGCCTTGCCCGGGCGACCGAGCTCGACCATCTTGTTGACGACCTCCATCGCGGGGGTGACCGGCAGTTCCTTGCCCTCGGCGGCGGCGGCCTTGCGGGCCTCGCCCTCGATCTTCTGCTGCAGCGTCAGCGAGACCTCGTCGGACATCGCCAGCGGCTGGCCCGGGAACCCGGCCAGCTGCGAGGCGCGCTCGATGCGGATCGGGTCGACGCCCTCGGCCAGCATCTCGACGCCCTCCATCACGAGCGTGCCGAACACGCGCGAGGTGAAGAAGCCGCGGCTGTCGTTGACGACGATCGGGATCTTGCGGATCTGCTTCGTGAAGTCGATCGCACGGGCCAGGGCCTCGTCCGACGTCTTCTCACCCACGATGATCTCGACGAGCTGCATCTTGTCGACCGGGCTGAAGAAGTGGATGCCGATGAAGTCCTCGGGACGCTGGACGCCCTCGGCCAACGTGGTGATCGGCAGCGTCGACGTGTTCGAGCCGAGCAGGGCATCGCCGTTGACGATGGGCTCGAGCTCACCGAAGACGCTGTGCTTCAGCTCGACCGACTCGAAGACGGCCTCGACGACGAAGTCGCAGCCGGCCAGGTCGGCGTAGTCGGCCGTGGGCTGGATGCGGCCGAGGATCTCGTCCTTCTTCTCCTGCGTCAGACGACCGCGCTCGACCTGCTTGGTCAGCAGCTTGTCCGAGTAGCTCTTGCCCTTCTCGGCAGCCTCGATGCTGATGTCCTTCAGGACGACCTCGATGCCCGCACGCGCCGCCTCGTAGGCGATGCCCGCGCCCATCATGCCGGCGCCCAGCACGGCCAGCTTCTCGGCCTTACGCTCGGGGACACCCGTGGGACGGGAGCCACCGGCGTTGATCGCGCCGAGGTCGAAGAAGAACGCCTGCGTCATGTTCTTGAACTGCTGACCGATCAGCAGGTTGACCAGGTAGCGCGACTCGATCCGGCTGGCGGTGTCGAAGTCGACTTGGGCACCCTCGACCGCAGCGCTCATGATGTGGCGCGGCGCGATGTACGGCGCACCCTTGAGCTGCTTCTTCAGGTTGGCCGGGAAGCTGGGCAGGAAGGCCGCCAGCTTGGGGTTGCTGGGCGTGCCGCCGGGGATCTTGTAGCCGGGGCGGTCCCACGGCTGCGAGGCCGCTTCCTCGTTGCCCGCGTTGGACTCGATCCACGCACGCGCCGCGACGATCAGCTCGCCCGCCGGCACGATCTCGTCGATCAGGCCGATCTTGAGCGCCTTCTCGGGCTTGTTGCGCTGGCCCTGCAGCAGGACGTTCATCAGCGCGTCCTGGATGCCGAACATGCGCACGGTGCGCGTGACGCCGCCGCCACCGGGCAGCAGGCCCAGCGACACCTCGGGCAGGCCGATCTCGTAGCGACCCTCTGCCGCGATGCGGTGGTGGCACGCCAGGGCGATCTCGAGGCCGCCACCGAGCGCGGCGCCGTTGATGGCCGCGACGACGGGCTTGCCGATCTTCTCGAGCTTGCGCAGCGTGGCCTTGATCGACTCGACGTTGTCGAACAGCGACTGGGCGTCGTCCGGCGTGGCCTGGGTCATGAGCTTGAGGTCGCCACCTGCGAAGAAGGTCTTCTTCGCGCTGGTGATGACGACACCCTTGATCGAGTCACCGTCGTCGGCGATCTCGCGGGCGAGACGGTCGACCGCGGCCTCCATGGAGGCGCGGTAGGTCTCGTTCATCGTGTTGGCGCTCTGGTCCGGATCGTCCATCGTCAAGGTGACGATGCCGTTCTCGACCTCGTAGCGCACCGCGTCAGTCGTGGTCATGCGTATTCCTTCGTGGTGTGTTCGGGTCGGTCGGATCAGATGCGCTCGACGATGGTGGCGATACCCATGCCACCGCCGATGCAGAGCGTGGCCATGCCGTAGCGCTTCTCGCGGCGCTCCAGCTCGTCGACGAGCGTGCCCAGGATCATCGCGCCGGTCGCACCCAGCGGGTGGCCCATCGCGATCGAGCCGCCGTTGACGTTGGTGCGGTCGTGCGGGAAGTCGTCGAGGTCGCGCATGAGCTTGAGCGCGACGGCGGCGAAGGCCTCGTTGATCTCGAGCAGATCGATGTCCTCGATCGACAGGCCGGCCTTGTCCAGTGCCTTGCGGCAGGCGGGGCCGGGGCCCGTCAGCATGATCGTCGGCTCGGAGCCGATGACGGCGGTCGAGACGATACGCGCACGGGGCTTGAGCCCGTGACGCTCACCGGCGCGCTCGTTGCCGATCAGCACCAGCGAGGCGCCGTCGACGATGCCCGAGCTGTTGCCCGCGTGGTGGACGTGGTTGATCCGATCGACGTCCACGTACTTCTGCAGCGCGACGGCGTCGAAGCCACCGAGGTCGCCGATGTCGGCGAAGGACGGCTTGAGGCCGGACAGCGACTCGACGGTGGTGCCCTCGCGGACGAACTCGTCGTGATCGAGGATCGTCAGGCCGCTGAGGTCCTTGACCGGAACGATCGACTTGTCGAAGTAGCCGTTGGCGATCGCCTTGGCGGCGCGCGCCTGCGACTCGGCGGCGAACGTGTCGACGTCCTCGCGGCTGTAACCCTCGATCGTGGCGATCAGGTCGGCGCCGATGCCCTGGGGCGCGAAGCCGGTGTCGAGCGACGTCTTGGGGTCCATCGCCCAGGCGCCGCCGTCGGATCCCATGGGCACACGGCTCATGGACTCGACGCCACCGGCGACGATGAGGTCCTCCCAGCCCGACTTCACGCGGGCGGCGGCCTGGTTGACCGACTCCAGGCCCGAGGCGCAGAAGCGGTTCAGCTGCACACCGGCGACCTGCTCGCCGAATCCGGCGGCCAGAACAGCAGTACGGGCGATGTCGGCGCCCTGGTCACCCACGGGCGAGACGACGCCCAGGATCACGTCGTCGACCTGGTTGGGATCGAGATCGGGGTTGCGCACCCGCATCTCGTCGAGCAGGCCGTTGACCAGCGAGATCGGCTTGACCTCGTGGAGCGACCCGGTCTTCTTGCCGCGCCCACGAGGGGTACGGATGGCGTCGTAGATGAATGCCTCGGTCATGGATGTCCTCACAGCCGGAAGAAAGCGTTGGCGTCGATTCTGACACCATTACTGTCAGTATCGCCACCGACCCCTGAAGTGATTGTCGACTG
Above is a window of Aeromicrobium senzhongii DNA encoding:
- a CDS encoding 3-hydroxyacyl-CoA dehydrogenase NAD-binding domain-containing protein, yielding MTTTDAVRYEVENGIVTLTMDDPDQSANTMNETYRASMEAAVDRLAREIADDGDSIKGVVITSAKKTFFAGGDLKLMTQATPDDAQSLFDNVESIKATLRKLEKIGKPVVAAINGAALGGGLEIALACHHRIAAEGRYEIGLPEVSLGLLPGGGGVTRTVRMFGIQDALMNVLLQGQRNKPEKALKIGLIDEIVPAGELIVAARAWIESNAGNEEAASQPWDRPGYKIPGGTPSNPKLAAFLPSFPANLKKQLKGAPYIAPRHIMSAAVEGAQVDFDTASRIESRYLVNLLIGQQFKNMTQAFFFDLGAINAGGSRPTGVPERKAEKLAVLGAGMMGAGIAYEAARAGIEVVLKDISIEAAEKGKSYSDKLLTKQVERGRLTQEKKDEILGRIQPTADYADLAGCDFVVEAVFESVELKHSVFGELEPIVNGDALLGSNTSTLPITTLAEGVQRPEDFIGIHFFSPVDKMQLVEIIVGEKTSDEALARAIDFTKQIRKIPIVVNDSRGFFTSRVFGTLVMEGVEMLAEGVDPIRIERASQLAGFPGQPLAMSDEVSLTLQQKIEGEARKAAAAEGKELPVTPAMEVVNKMVELGRPGKAAGAGFYEYPEGGKKFLWPELWDLFVKEDADVPLEDIKERLTFIMALETIRCFEEGVIRQVADANIGSIFGIGFPPVHGGALQYVNGYESAAGEIGVKAFTERAQQLAEKYGERFSPPALLIEKAEKGEKFA
- a CDS encoding acetyl-CoA C-acetyltransferase is translated as MTEAFIYDAIRTPRGRGKKTGSLHEVKPISLVNGLLDEMRVRNPDLDPNQVDDVILGVVSPVGDQGADIARTAVLAAGFGEQVAGVQLNRFCASGLESVNQAAARVKSGWEDLIVAGGVESMSRVPMGSDGGAWAMDPKTSLDTGFAPQGIGADLIATIEGYSREDVDTFAAESQARAAKAIANGYFDKSIVPVKDLSGLTILDHDEFVREGTTVESLSGLKPSFADIGDLGGFDAVALQKYVDVDRINHVHHAGNSSGIVDGASLVLIGNERAGERHGLKPRARIVSTAVIGSEPTIMLTGPGPACRKALDKAGLSIEDIDLLEINEAFAAVALKLMRDLDDFPHDRTNVNGGSIAMGHPLGATGAMILGTLVDELERREKRYGMATLCIGGGMGIATIVERI